The window CAACAGCTTGGTATTGCGGACAGGGATATTGCCGGAGGAAAGGGGGCGTCCTTGGGCGAGTTAACAAATGCCGGTATTCCTGTTCCGCCGGGCATTGTGTTAACAACCAGAGTATTTAACAACTTTTTATCGGAAAATAAGCTGACGTCGGTCTTGCAGTTTTTGATAAAAGATAGGGATGATTTTGAGGTTACTTCCCTGCGGATTCGTAAATTGATTGAAGATCAGATTTTTACAGAAAAGTACCAGAAAGAACTTTTGGAAAAGTTACAGTTATTTCATTCTGATTTTTATGCGGTTCGTTCATCCGCAACTGCTGAAGATGGATCTGACAATAGTTTTGCAGGACAACTGGATACCTTTTTAAATGTTACTGCTGACCATGTCCCTGATATGGTAAAAAAATGCTGGGGATCGCTTTTTTCTCCCCGTGCTCTTTTTTATCAAAAGCATAATAAGATTGATCAGGCCAATGTAAGCGTAGCCGTCGTAGTCCAGAAAATGATTGACGCGGAAATTTCAGGGATTGCATTTACTGCAAATCCCATCAATAAAAATCGTTGTGAAATGGTCATTGAAGCTGGTTTTGGACTTGGGGAAGCCATTGTTTCCGGGCAAATTACACCGGATGACTATATTGTCAGCAAAAGCGATCTACAAATTATTCATAAAAATATTCAAAAACAAAAAGAAAAAATTGTTCGCCATGGCAATGACACTCAAACAGAAAAAGTTGAAAAAAAATTGCGGGGAAAACAAAAATTAAACAATAGGCACATTATCGAACTGGCTCGAATTTGTCTTAAAATTGAAGATGTTTATCAAAAACCAATGGACATTGAATGGGCGTTTGACGGGGAACAATTATTCATCACCCAGGCTCGTCCGATAACTACTCTGTAATCAAAAAAATATGACTTGGGTTATTTTTATTTTATTTTCAGCGTTTACTCGAGGAATCGGTGATGTTTTTTATAAAAAATTAAGTTTTGATTTTACGCCGCAGACCATTTTACTGATTTCCGCATTTTTAAACCTTGTTTTTTTAACCCCCACTTTTGGTGGGGTTGGGTTATTGGAAACAAAACTTTTTATATTGGTCTTTTTGAAAGCTGTGGCCATGACCACGGGCTGGCTTCTTTTTTTGTATTCCCTTAAAAAACTGCCAATCTCCATTGCCACCCCTCTGCAGATGCTTTCCACGCTTTTTTCCATCATATTCGGTTTCTTGTTTTTAAAAGAAAGTCTGACACCATTGCAATCTGCTGGAATTATTATTCTTCTAAGCGGGGTTTTAAGTTTGCAACTGCTTTCAAAGAAAGAAAAAAAAGATGCTGAAACAACAAATAAAATTTTATCCAAAGCTTTTTTCCTTGGAATTATAGCAAGCTTTTTCAGCGCCTTATCTTTAACACTTGACCGATACCTGCTTCGTGATTTAATTGATCCGGTTAATCTGCAGTTTTGGTTTTATATCTTTATATTAACCAATACATTGGCCGTGTTTTTATTATTAAAAACACCTGCCCATAAAGAGGTTCAAAATTTAAGGTCAAAGTGGTGGATATTCATTATTCTAAGCTTTTTTTTGGTGATTTCTGATAAAACGTATATGATCGCTGCGACTTACCCTCTGGCGCTTCTGGGGCTGTTAATTCCCATGAAAAGACTTTCTATTATCGTCAGCGTTTTCATTGGCGGTAAAGCATTTAAGGAAAAAAATTTAGGAAGCAAGATTTTTGCTACCCTTGTGATGTTGGCGGGCCTGTGTTTAATGGTGTGGTAATGCTCCGCTTTCTATGGATTTCTATGTGTCGAACAGGCCAGGTCAGCATCGTCTCAAGGCTGTTCTATGGAATAACGGTCTATTCAGCCATGAATTTTTTTATCTGATCAATAAACTTCTCTTTTTTATCCTGGCTGATAAACGCAGCGTTAAAAGAATTAATCGCCAGTTGCGCAATATCATTTCGGGTCAGTTGAAAAGCATCTTGGAGCGCCAGATAGTTTTCAACAACATATCCGCCGAAATAGGCAGGATCATCCGAGTTGACTGTTACGCAAAGCCCCTGGTCAAACAGCGTTTTGAAACTGTGATCCCGCATGTTTTTGAACACACACAGCTTGATATTGGAAAGGGGACAAACCGTCAAAGGGATCTGGCGGCGCTTGAGTTCATTGATCAGTGCTGTGTCTTCCAGGGCACGCACGCCATGGTCAATTCGCTGGGCTTTGAGGCCTTGGAGTGCCTCCCATATATATTCAGGCGGCCCCTCTTCTCCGGCATGGGCCACTATTCTAAAGCCTTCCTCTCGCGCTTTTTCAAAAACACCCATGAATTTGGAGGGAGGATGTCCGGTTTCGGAGGAGTCAAGCCCGACCCCCATAATCTTTTCCTTGAAATCCAACGCCTGTACAAGGGTTTTCATTGCCTCGGATTCCGGCAGATGGCGTAAAAAGCACATGATCAGGCAAAATGAAATATTAAGATCCCGGGAACCGTCTGCTAAAGCACTATAAATGCCGTCTATGACGGTTTCAAAAGCAATGCCTCTTGCGGTATGGGTTTGGGGGTCAAAGAAAATTTCAACGTGCCGGACGTTTTGCTCCTTGGCCTTCAGGAGGTATTCCCATGTCAGTTCATAAAAATCGCTTTCGTTTTGAAGAACACCGGCACCTTCGTAGTATATATCCAGGAACGACTGCAGATTATTGAACTGATAAGCCTGTCGAAGTTCTTCCACCGAATTAAACTTGATGCGGATGCCGTTTCGTTTGGCCAGGCGAAACAACGTCTCGGGCTCCAACGTTCCTTCGATATGAAGA is drawn from uncultured Desulfobacter sp. and contains these coding sequences:
- a CDS encoding DMT family transporter; translated protein: MTWVIFILFSAFTRGIGDVFYKKLSFDFTPQTILLISAFLNLVFLTPTFGGVGLLETKLFILVFLKAVAMTTGWLLFLYSLKKLPISIATPLQMLSTLFSIIFGFLFLKESLTPLQSAGIIILLSGVLSLQLLSKKEKKDAETTNKILSKAFFLGIIASFFSALSLTLDRYLLRDLIDPVNLQFWFYIFILTNTLAVFLLLKTPAHKEVQNLRSKWWIFIILSFFLVISDKTYMIAATYPLALLGLLIPMKRLSIIVSVFIGGKAFKEKNLGSKIFATLVMLAGLCLMVW
- a CDS encoding adenosine deaminase; its protein translation is MDMNQFIQNIPKAELHLHIEGTLEPETLFRLAKRNGIRIKFNSVEELRQAYQFNNLQSFLDIYYEGAGVLQNESDFYELTWEYLLKAKEQNVRHVEIFFDPQTHTARGIAFETVIDGIYSALADGSRDLNISFCLIMCFLRHLPESEAMKTLVQALDFKEKIMGVGLDSSETGHPPSKFMGVFEKAREEGFRIVAHAGEEGPPEYIWEALQGLKAQRIDHGVRALEDTALINELKRRQIPLTVCPLSNIKLCVFKNMRDHSFKTLFDQGLCVTVNSDDPAYFGGYVVENYLALQDAFQLTRNDIAQLAINSFNAAFISQDKKEKFIDQIKKFMAE